In Verrucomicrobiota bacterium, the DNA window ACAGCAGCGCCATGCCGATGCGCGACGGGGCGGTTGCACCGCCCCGTGACAGTCCGTATCCTTCAGCGCAATGCGATGATCGACATGCACGGTTGTTTGTTCCTGACGACGAACCCGCCCGAGGACCGGACAGGGCCGGGCGACGCCGTGGCCGTGGCCCCCTCCCTCGCGAGTCTCGTCCGGTCGCCCGTCCGGCGCGGCCTGTCGCGCACGCCCGAACCCGCGCCTGCTTGAACGCACACGGATGCCTCATCTAATCATCGTGGGCGGCGGGGCCGCCGGGTTTTTCTCAGCCATCACGTGCGCCGAGGCGTTGCGCGGACGCGGCACCGTCACCGTGCTCGAGCGTGGACCGCAGTTTCTTCAGAAGGTGAAGATTTCCGGCGGCGGACGATGCAATGTCACTCACGCGTGTTTCGAGCCGCGCGAAATCACGCGGCGGTTTCCGCGCGGCGCCAAACCGCTCATCGGCGCGTTTCATCGCTTCCAACCGGAGGACACGGTCAAGTGGTTTGAGTCGCGCGGCGTCGCGCTCAAGACCGAGCCCGACGGCCGGATGTTCCCGACGACGGACCAGTCCGAAACAATCCTTCAGTGTCTGGTCGCCGCCGCGCGCGATGCGGGGGTGGTGTTGCGGGCCAACTGCGGCGTCGGGCGCGTGGAGCGACGCGGGCACGGCGGGTTCCGTGTTCTGCCGGCTGACGCGCCGCCTCTCGACTGCGACCTTCTGTTGCTCGCGACCGGTGGTTGCCGCGCGGCGAAGTCCGGCGAACTCGCCACTTCGCTCGGTCACACGCTCGTTCCGCCGGTGCCGTCGTTGTTCACGTTCCACATCACGGACACGCGGCTCGCCGGGCTTGCGGGACTGAGCGTCGAGCGCGCGACGGCGAGCGTGCCTGGATCCAAGCTCGGCGAGACCGGACCCGTGCTCGTGACGCACTGGGGCCTGAGCGGTCCCGCGATCCTGAGGCTCTCGGCATGGGGCGCGCGCGAGCTGCACGCGCTCGATTATCGCTTCCCGCTCCGCGTGAACTGGCTCGCGGATGCCACGGCGGAGGACGTCATGACGCTCGGCCAGCGGCAGCGCGAACGCACGGGCGCGAAGCGCGTGGTCAATGCCGCGCTCGGTGCGATTCCCTCGCGATTGTGGGAGCGGCTCGTCGCGGCCGCTGACGTTTCCGCCACGACCCAGTGGGCGGGGCTCGATCGCGCGCGTCTTCAGGCGCTCGCGCGGCAGGTTGTCGAGTCGGAGTTCGCTGTCACGGGCAAGAGCTTGAACAAGGACGAGTTCGTCACGTGCGGCGGTGTGGCGCTTGGCGAGGTGGACTTTAAGACGATGGAGAGCCGCGTGTGTCCGGGGCTGTTCTTCGCGGGCGAGCTGCTCGACGTGGACGGCATCACGGGCGGCTTCAACTTCCAGGCGGCGTGGACGACCGGCTGGCTCGCTGGAAACGCGATGGCGGAGCGGCTCCGAAGCGTGCAAACTCGGCACGACGATGCGACCGCTTGAGATCATGCTCATCGCCGGCGAGCCGAGCGGCGACCTGCTCGCCGCCGAGCTGGTTGGTTCGATCCGCGCGGAGGCCGCAGCCATTCCGCAGTCCAAACTCGACGCGCCGCGTTTCTTCGGCGCTGGCGGTCCACAGATGGCCGCAGCCGGCGTGGAACTCGCGTTCGACCTCACACAGCATTCCGTGATCGGCCTCTGGGAAGTCGTGCGGAACTACGCGACGTTCCGGCGCTTCTTCAACCAACTCCTCGCGCTCGCGTGCGAACGCAAGCCCGGCGTCATCGTGTGCGTGGATTATCAGGGCTTCAACAGCCGGTTCGCACGCGCAGTCCGGGAACGGAGCCGCCGTTTCGCGGGCTGGCGGCCGAAGCTCGTGCAATACGTCTCGCCGCAAGTGTGGGCCTCCCGACCGGGCCGCGCGCAGCGACTCGCCGACACCGTGGACCTGCTGATCTCGATCGTCCCTTTCGAGAAGCCATGGTATGCGGAACGCGTGCCGCGGCTGCGCGTGGAGTTTGTCGGGCATCCGATCGTCGGGAGACATGGGAACGCGGATGCGACGGATGCGAGCAACGATTCTGCACCATCCACCTTGCGCCATTCACCATCCACGCCCCGCGTCCTCCTGCTTCCCGGCAGTCGCGTGGGAGAACTCAAACGCCACATTCCGCCCATGCTCGAAGCCGTCCGCATCATCCGGCGCGAACTGCCCGCGGTGACTTTCTGCATGGTGTTGCCGGGTGAAGATCTCAA includes these proteins:
- a CDS encoding NAD(P)/FAD-dependent oxidoreductase → MPHLIIVGGGAAGFFSAITCAEALRGRGTVTVLERGPQFLQKVKISGGGRCNVTHACFEPREITRRFPRGAKPLIGAFHRFQPEDTVKWFESRGVALKTEPDGRMFPTTDQSETILQCLVAAARDAGVVLRANCGVGRVERRGHGGFRVLPADAPPLDCDLLLLATGGCRAAKSGELATSLGHTLVPPVPSLFTFHITDTRLAGLAGLSVERATASVPGSKLGETGPVLVTHWGLSGPAILRLSAWGARELHALDYRFPLRVNWLADATAEDVMTLGQRQRERTGAKRVVNAALGAIPSRLWERLVAAADVSATTQWAGLDRARLQALARQVVESEFAVTGKSLNKDEFVTCGGVALGEVDFKTMESRVCPGLFFAGELLDVDGITGGFNFQAAWTTGWLAGNAMAERLRSVQTRHDDATA
- the lpxB gene encoding lipid-A-disaccharide synthase — its product is MRPLEIMLIAGEPSGDLLAAELVGSIRAEAAAIPQSKLDAPRFFGAGGPQMAAAGVELAFDLTQHSVIGLWEVVRNYATFRRFFNQLLALACERKPGVIVCVDYQGFNSRFARAVRERSRRFAGWRPKLVQYVSPQVWASRPGRAQRLADTVDLLISIVPFEKPWYAERVPRLRVEFVGHPIVGRHGNADATDASNDSAPSTLRHSPSTPRVLLLPGSRVGELKRHIPPMLEAVRIIRRELPAVTFCMVLPGEDLKPLANHAAALGVAMQVGGLGAALREATVAIASTGTVTLECAWFGVPAVALYKTSGLTYMIGRQLVTVDFLAMPNLLAGREVFPEFVQNAATGGNLAHAALDLLRDDSRRASVKEQLAKVVASLGPPGASNRAAKAVLNCVDLSG